One genomic segment of Pelodiscus sinensis isolate JC-2024 unplaced genomic scaffold, ASM4963464v1 ctg149, whole genome shotgun sequence includes these proteins:
- the ZNF335 gene encoding zinc finger protein 335 isoform X1: protein MEMEENEVESSSDAAPPLAQEEPSESGLGVETSEAMSADSSDAAFVPILSEADDSGVGQSSDSSGGSLEEVSESSSSTDAIQRIYLPDSSSIAQSTLVSSVSTVSQSVMVSESPQVLVHSSVITDGATVVSDCTASTSSDLGSAIDKIIESTIGPDIIQSCIAVTSAEDSGAQTTRYLILQGPDDGAPMVSQMATSALANSLAIEAIADGPTSTCLDQPGPSDPSEQSDLLELPTRPEQAREVDAGEEPDQPDLESLEEMMEVVVVQQFRCKMCQYKSISKKTLINHMRERHFQPVAAALALKKGPRKGAPSPKLPQEDGPEEEEEDDIMDAGAIDDPEEDSDYNPAEDEPRGRQPKYSRIVPTSSEERPRRRPGRPRKFPRLEALPQPEGGEEEPVVTSQSALSSELQSSEAASSSSLENGASASLAEPGISQSDSENKDPSSNTGPEEADAAPRRRGRPSRRFLGKKYRKYIGRRYYYKSPKPLLRPYLCRICGSRFLTHDDLRFHVNSHEANDPQLFKCLQCSYRSRRWSSLKEHMFNHVGSKPYKCEECDYTSVYKKDVLRHSTVHSRDRKKRAEPPPKLSSFPCPVCSRVYPMQKRLTQHMKTHSTEKPHMCDKCGKSFKKRYTFKMHLLTHIQAIANRRFKCEFCDYACEDKKVLLNHQLSHVNDKPYKCSFCKYATFREDFLVSHVAVKHTGGKPFACEYCHFTTKHKKNLRLHVQCRHAESFEEWAQRHPEEPPCRRRPFFTLQQIEELKQQHGQAQPPSDPAASAPVPPGPVTYHTVQPLPPGEAPILSQESLGEATIIYEQGVEGSAELATQTALDLLLNMSAQRELAAGSLQVAVVKADGSGVAQAQQEAPELESPGPQQKVVTLHVAEHEALVQEAYEEAGLASSELQQIPLPFGGAVEYGVMAPAGEELQAPQALYSEEERPTEATHTVVVSEAVVTDALKEHSAHYIVSASFPGSQLHRVEALLSQQLSGDSAVSPGPGQEAPGSASKWPVLQCLARQLRRSSAFSPAPDEPESPSPKGKWAPLQGGAKKLPCKISTAKKLSCKISTTKKFSCKICTAMFTGRAEMESHKRAHVGPSTFKCPDCPFTAAVWLEVRSHMAQHASLRPHKCSHCSFASKNKKDLRRHMLTHTNEKPFACQVCGQRFNRNGHLKFHMQRLHCSEGKRPGPPAAPAQQTIVLNSEEEALATLQTALQTGQAVLAPDRLQQALGQEHIIVAQEQSITSQDEATYIQEITTADGQTVQHLVTADNQVQYIIAQEGVQHLLPHEYVVVPEGHHIQVQDGQITHIQYEQGSQFLQEPQIQYLPVSPEHHLVTQAQLEAAAHSAVTAVADAAMAQAQGVFTAEATAEQIQQLQQGIHYDVITLAD, encoded by the exons ATGGAGATGGAGGAGAACGAAGTGGAGAGCAGCAGCGATGCGGCCCCTCCTCTGGCCCAGGAAGAGCCCTCGGAGAGCGGGCTTGGCGTGGAGACCTCTGAGGccatgtctgccgacagcagcgaTGCTGCTTTCGTGCCCATCCTCTCCGAAGCGGACGACTCTGGCGTGGGGCAGAGCTCCGACAGCAGCGGGGGCTCTCTG GAGGAAGTGTCGGAGAGCAGCTCTAGCACAGATGCCATTCAGAGGATCTACCTGCCAGACTCTTCCTCTATCGCCCAGTCTACCCTGGTCTCCAGCGTCTCCACCGTGAGCCAGTCCGTTATGGTATCGGAGTCCCCACAGGTGCTGGTTCACTCCAGCGTCATCACCGATGGGGCCACAGTGGTGTCGGACTGCACTGCATCCACCTCCTCAGACCTGGGCTCGGCCATAGACAAAATCATCGAATCCACGATTGGGCCGGACATCATCCAGA GCTGCATCGCAGTGACGAGCGCGGAGGATAGCGGTGCCCAGACGACCCGGTATCTCATTCTGCAGGGGCCTGATGATG GTGCCCCCATGGTGTCCCAGATGGCCACGTCTGCTCTGGCCAACAGTTTGGCAATAGAAGCCATAGCCGATGGACCCACCTCCACATGCCTAGACCAGCCTGGCCCTTCAGACCCATCGGAGCAGTCGGACCTGCTGGAGCTGCCCACGCGGCCGGAGCAGGCCAGAGAGGTagatgctggggaggagcccgACCAGCCGGACCTGGAGAGCTTGGAAGAGATgatggaggtggtggtggtgcagcAGTTCAGGTGCAAGATGTGCCAGTACAAGAGCATCTCCAAGAAAACTCTCATCAATCACATGAGGGAGCGGCACTTCCAGCCAG tggctgctgctctggccttGAAGAAGGGGCCGCGCAAGGGGGCTCCCTCGCCAAAGCTCCCGCAGGAAGATGggccggaggaggaagaggaggatgataTCATGGATGCTGGAGCCATTGATGACCCTGAAG AGGACAGTGACTATAACCCAGCTGAGGACGAGCCTCGTGGGCGGCAGCCCAAGTACAGCCGCATTGTCCCCACGTCGAGCGAGGAGAGGCCACGCCGGCGCCCAGGGAGGCCACGCAAGTTCCCTCGCCTGGAGGCCCTGCCGCAGCCTGAGG GTGGCGAGGAGGAGCCCGTGGTCACGTCCCAGAGCGCTCTGAGCAGCGAGCTGCAGAGCTCCGAGGCAGCCAGCTCTTCCAGCCTGGAGAACGGGGCCAGTGCCAGCCTGGCAGAGCCCGGCATCAGCCAGTCGGACTCGGAGAACAAGGACCCTTCCTCCAACACGGGCCCCGAGGAGGCTGACGCTGCGCCCCGCAGGCGTGGCCGGCCCTCCCGCCGCTTCCTGGGCAAGAAGTACCGCAAGTACATTGGGCGCAG GTACTACTACAAGTCCCCCAAGCCCCTGCTGAGGCCCTACCTGTGTCGCATCTGCGGCTCACGCTTCCTCACGCATGACGACCTGCGCTTTCACGTGAACTCCCACGAGGCCAACGACCCTCAGCTCTTCAAGTGCCTCCAGTGCAGCTACCGCTCCCGCCGCTGGTCCTCCCTTAAA GAACACATGTTCAACCACGTGGGCAGCAAGCCATACAAGTGCGAGGAGTGTGACTACACCAGTGTGTACAAGAAGGACGTCCTCCGCCACTCCACTGTGCACAGCCGGGACCG GAAGAAGAGAGCCGAGCCG cccccaaagctgagctccttcccctgcccGGTGTGCAGCAGAGTCTACCCCATGCAGAAGAGGCTGACCCAGCACATGAAAACTCACAGCACCGAGAAGCCGCACATGTGTGACaag TGTGGGAAGTCCTTCAAGAAGCGCTACACCTTCAAGATGCACCTGCTGACGCACATCCAGGCCATTGCTAACCGCAG GTTCAAGTGCGAGTTCTGCGACTACGCCTGCGAGGACAAAAAGGTCCTGCTGAACCACCAGCTGTCCCACGTGAACGACAAGCCCTACAAATGCAGCTTCTGCAAATATGCCACCTTCCGGGAGGACTTCCTGGTGTCGCACGTGGCTGTCAAACACACAG GGGGCAAGCCCTTTGCCTGCGAGTACTGTCACTTCACCACCAAGCACAAGAAGAACCTGCGCCTGCACGTGCAGTGCCGCCACGCCGAGTCCTTCGAGGAGTGGGCGCAGCGGCACCCCGAGGAGCCCCCCTGCCGGCGCCGGCCCTTCTTCACCCTGCAGCAGATCGAGGAGCTGAAGCAGCAGCACGGCCAGGCGCAGCCTCCCAGCGACCCTGCCGCCAGCGCGCCG GTTCCGCCTGGCCCGGTGACCTACCACACGGTGCAGCCCCTCCCGCCGGGGGAGGCCCCCATCCTTTCCCAGGAGTCCCTGGGGGAGGCCACCATCATTTACGAGCAAG GCGTGGAGGGCTCGGCAGAGCTGGCCACGCAGACGGCACTGGATCTGCTGCTGAACATGAGCGCCCAGCgggagctggctgcaggctccctgcag GTGGCCGTGGTGAAGGCGGACGGCTCCGGGGTGGCACaggcccagcaggaggcgccggagCTGGAGTCTCCTGGGCCGCAGCAGAAGGTGGTGACGCTGCACGTGGCTGAGCACGAGGCCCTGGTGCAGGAGGCCTATGAGGAGGCGGGCCTGGCGAGCTCGGAGCTGCAGCAGATCCCCCTCCCCTTCGGGGGCGCGGTGGAGTACGGCGTCATGGCACCCGCCGGCgaggagctccaggccccgcaGGCGCTCTACAG CGAGGAGGAGCGCCCCACAGAGGCCACCCACACGGTGGTGGTGAGCGAGGCCGTGGTGACGGACGCGCTGAAGGAGCACAGCGCTCACTACATCGTGTCAGCCAGCTTCCCCGGGAGCCAGCTGCATCGGGTGGAG GCTCTTCTCTCCCAGCAGCTCAGCGGGGACTCTGCCGTCTCCCCAGGGCCGGGCCAGGAGGCCCCGGGCTCCGCCAGCAAGTGGCCCGTGCTGCAGTGCCTGGCCAGGCAGCTCCGGAGGAGCTCTGCcttctcacctgcccccgacgAGCCGGAGAGCCCGTCCCCAAAGGGCAAGTGGGCCCCGCTGCAGGGGGGGGCCAAGAAGCTGCCCTGCAAGATTTCCACAGCCAAGAAGCTGTCGTGCAAGATTTCCACGACCAAGAAATTCTCCTGCAAGATTTGCACAGCCATGTTCACCGGGAGAGCGGAGATGGAGAGTCACAAGAGGGCCCATGTGGGACCCAGCACCTTCAAGTGTCCCGACTGCCCCTTCACGGCCGCCGTGTGGCTGGAGGTCCGG AGTCACATGGCCCAGCACGCCAGCCTGCGGCCCCACAAGTGCTCGCACTGCAGCTTTGCCTCCAAGAACAAGAAGGACCTGCGCAGGCACATGCTGACGCACACCAACGAGAAGCCCTTCGCCTGCCAGGTCTGTGGGCAGAG GTTCAACCGCAACGGGCATCTCAAGTTCCACATGCAGCGGCTGCACTGCTCCGAGGGGAAGCGGCCCGGGCCGCCGGcagcccccgcccagcagaccatcGTCCTGAACAGTGAGGAGGAAGCGCTGGCCACGCTGCAGA cggcTTTGCAGACCGGCCAGGCAGTGCTGGCTCCGGATCGGCTGCAGCAGgcgctggggcaggagcacatcATTGTGGCCCAGGAGCAGAGCATCACAAGCCAG GACGAGGCCACCTACATCCAGGAGATCACCACGGCCGACGGGCAGACGGTGCAGCACTTGGTGACCGCCGATAACCAG gtgcAGTACATCATTGCTCAGGAGGGCGTGCAGCACCTGCTCCCCCACGAGTACGTCGTCGTGCCAGAAGGGCATCACATCCAG GTGCAGGACGGCCAGATCACCCACATCCAGTACGAGCAGGGCAGCCAGTTCCTGCAGGAGCCCCAG ATCCAGTACCTGCCTGTCTCCCCCGAGCACCACCTGGTCACCCAGGCTCAGCTGGAAGCTGCGGCGCACTCAGCAGTGACAG
- the ZNF335 gene encoding zinc finger protein 335 isoform X2, producing the protein MEMEENEVESSSDAAPPLAQEEPSESGLGVETSEAMSADSSDAAFVPILSEADDSGVGQSSDSSGGSLEEVSESSSSTDAIQRIYLPDSSSIAQSTLVSSVSTVSQSVMVSESPQVLVHSSVITDGATVVSDCTASTSSDLGSAIDKIIESTIGPDIIQSCIAVTSAEDSGAQTTRYLILQGPDDGAPMVSQMATSALANSLAIEAIADGPTSTCLDQPGPSDPSEQSDLLELPTRPEQAREVDAGEEPDQPDLESLEEMMEVVVVQQFRCKMCQYKSISKKTLINHMRERHFQPVAAALALKKGPRKGAPSPKLPQEDGPEEEEEDDIMDAGAIDDPEEDSDYNPAEDEPRGRQPKYSRIVPTSSEERPRRRPGRPRKFPRLEALPQPEGGEEEPVVTSQSALSSELQSSEAASSSSLENGASASLAEPGISQSDSENKDPSSNTGPEEADAAPRRRGRPSRRFLGKKYRKYIGRRYYYKSPKPLLRPYLCRICGSRFLTHDDLRFHVNSHEANDPQLFKCLQCSYRSRRWSSLKEHMFNHVGSKPYKCEECDYTSVYKKDVLRHSTVHSRDRKKRAEPPPKLSSFPCPVCSRVYPMQKRLTQHMKTHSTEKPHMCDKCGKSFKKRYTFKMHLLTHIQAIANRRFKCEFCDYACEDKKVLLNHQLSHVNDKPYKCSFCKYATFREDFLVSHVAVKHTGGKPFACEYCHFTTKHKKNLRLHVQCRHAESFEEWAQRHPEEPPCRRRPFFTLQQIEELKQQHGQAQPPSDPAASAPVPPGPVTYHTVQPLPPGEAPILSQESLGEATIIYEQGVEGSAELATQTALDLLLNMSAQRELAAGSLQVAVVKADGSGVAQAQQEAPELESPGPQQKVVTLHVAEHEALVQEAYEEAGLASSELQQIPLPFGGAVEYGVMAPAGEELQAPQALYSEEERPTEATHTVVVSEAVVTDALKEHSAHYIVSASFPGSQLHRVEQLSGDSAVSPGPGQEAPGSASKWPVLQCLARQLRRSSAFSPAPDEPESPSPKGKWAPLQGGAKKLPCKISTAKKLSCKISTTKKFSCKICTAMFTGRAEMESHKRAHVGPSTFKCPDCPFTAAVWLEVRSHMAQHASLRPHKCSHCSFASKNKKDLRRHMLTHTNEKPFACQVCGQRFNRNGHLKFHMQRLHCSEGKRPGPPAAPAQQTIVLNSEEEALATLQTALQTGQAVLAPDRLQQALGQEHIIVAQEQSITSQDEATYIQEITTADGQTVQHLVTADNQVQYIIAQEGVQHLLPHEYVVVPEGHHIQVQDGQITHIQYEQGSQFLQEPQIQYLPVSPEHHLVTQAQLEAAAHSAVTAVADAAMAQAQGVFTAEATAEQIQQLQQGIHYDVITLAD; encoded by the exons ATGGAGATGGAGGAGAACGAAGTGGAGAGCAGCAGCGATGCGGCCCCTCCTCTGGCCCAGGAAGAGCCCTCGGAGAGCGGGCTTGGCGTGGAGACCTCTGAGGccatgtctgccgacagcagcgaTGCTGCTTTCGTGCCCATCCTCTCCGAAGCGGACGACTCTGGCGTGGGGCAGAGCTCCGACAGCAGCGGGGGCTCTCTG GAGGAAGTGTCGGAGAGCAGCTCTAGCACAGATGCCATTCAGAGGATCTACCTGCCAGACTCTTCCTCTATCGCCCAGTCTACCCTGGTCTCCAGCGTCTCCACCGTGAGCCAGTCCGTTATGGTATCGGAGTCCCCACAGGTGCTGGTTCACTCCAGCGTCATCACCGATGGGGCCACAGTGGTGTCGGACTGCACTGCATCCACCTCCTCAGACCTGGGCTCGGCCATAGACAAAATCATCGAATCCACGATTGGGCCGGACATCATCCAGA GCTGCATCGCAGTGACGAGCGCGGAGGATAGCGGTGCCCAGACGACCCGGTATCTCATTCTGCAGGGGCCTGATGATG GTGCCCCCATGGTGTCCCAGATGGCCACGTCTGCTCTGGCCAACAGTTTGGCAATAGAAGCCATAGCCGATGGACCCACCTCCACATGCCTAGACCAGCCTGGCCCTTCAGACCCATCGGAGCAGTCGGACCTGCTGGAGCTGCCCACGCGGCCGGAGCAGGCCAGAGAGGTagatgctggggaggagcccgACCAGCCGGACCTGGAGAGCTTGGAAGAGATgatggaggtggtggtggtgcagcAGTTCAGGTGCAAGATGTGCCAGTACAAGAGCATCTCCAAGAAAACTCTCATCAATCACATGAGGGAGCGGCACTTCCAGCCAG tggctgctgctctggccttGAAGAAGGGGCCGCGCAAGGGGGCTCCCTCGCCAAAGCTCCCGCAGGAAGATGggccggaggaggaagaggaggatgataTCATGGATGCTGGAGCCATTGATGACCCTGAAG AGGACAGTGACTATAACCCAGCTGAGGACGAGCCTCGTGGGCGGCAGCCCAAGTACAGCCGCATTGTCCCCACGTCGAGCGAGGAGAGGCCACGCCGGCGCCCAGGGAGGCCACGCAAGTTCCCTCGCCTGGAGGCCCTGCCGCAGCCTGAGG GTGGCGAGGAGGAGCCCGTGGTCACGTCCCAGAGCGCTCTGAGCAGCGAGCTGCAGAGCTCCGAGGCAGCCAGCTCTTCCAGCCTGGAGAACGGGGCCAGTGCCAGCCTGGCAGAGCCCGGCATCAGCCAGTCGGACTCGGAGAACAAGGACCCTTCCTCCAACACGGGCCCCGAGGAGGCTGACGCTGCGCCCCGCAGGCGTGGCCGGCCCTCCCGCCGCTTCCTGGGCAAGAAGTACCGCAAGTACATTGGGCGCAG GTACTACTACAAGTCCCCCAAGCCCCTGCTGAGGCCCTACCTGTGTCGCATCTGCGGCTCACGCTTCCTCACGCATGACGACCTGCGCTTTCACGTGAACTCCCACGAGGCCAACGACCCTCAGCTCTTCAAGTGCCTCCAGTGCAGCTACCGCTCCCGCCGCTGGTCCTCCCTTAAA GAACACATGTTCAACCACGTGGGCAGCAAGCCATACAAGTGCGAGGAGTGTGACTACACCAGTGTGTACAAGAAGGACGTCCTCCGCCACTCCACTGTGCACAGCCGGGACCG GAAGAAGAGAGCCGAGCCG cccccaaagctgagctccttcccctgcccGGTGTGCAGCAGAGTCTACCCCATGCAGAAGAGGCTGACCCAGCACATGAAAACTCACAGCACCGAGAAGCCGCACATGTGTGACaag TGTGGGAAGTCCTTCAAGAAGCGCTACACCTTCAAGATGCACCTGCTGACGCACATCCAGGCCATTGCTAACCGCAG GTTCAAGTGCGAGTTCTGCGACTACGCCTGCGAGGACAAAAAGGTCCTGCTGAACCACCAGCTGTCCCACGTGAACGACAAGCCCTACAAATGCAGCTTCTGCAAATATGCCACCTTCCGGGAGGACTTCCTGGTGTCGCACGTGGCTGTCAAACACACAG GGGGCAAGCCCTTTGCCTGCGAGTACTGTCACTTCACCACCAAGCACAAGAAGAACCTGCGCCTGCACGTGCAGTGCCGCCACGCCGAGTCCTTCGAGGAGTGGGCGCAGCGGCACCCCGAGGAGCCCCCCTGCCGGCGCCGGCCCTTCTTCACCCTGCAGCAGATCGAGGAGCTGAAGCAGCAGCACGGCCAGGCGCAGCCTCCCAGCGACCCTGCCGCCAGCGCGCCG GTTCCGCCTGGCCCGGTGACCTACCACACGGTGCAGCCCCTCCCGCCGGGGGAGGCCCCCATCCTTTCCCAGGAGTCCCTGGGGGAGGCCACCATCATTTACGAGCAAG GCGTGGAGGGCTCGGCAGAGCTGGCCACGCAGACGGCACTGGATCTGCTGCTGAACATGAGCGCCCAGCgggagctggctgcaggctccctgcag GTGGCCGTGGTGAAGGCGGACGGCTCCGGGGTGGCACaggcccagcaggaggcgccggagCTGGAGTCTCCTGGGCCGCAGCAGAAGGTGGTGACGCTGCACGTGGCTGAGCACGAGGCCCTGGTGCAGGAGGCCTATGAGGAGGCGGGCCTGGCGAGCTCGGAGCTGCAGCAGATCCCCCTCCCCTTCGGGGGCGCGGTGGAGTACGGCGTCATGGCACCCGCCGGCgaggagctccaggccccgcaGGCGCTCTACAG CGAGGAGGAGCGCCCCACAGAGGCCACCCACACGGTGGTGGTGAGCGAGGCCGTGGTGACGGACGCGCTGAAGGAGCACAGCGCTCACTACATCGTGTCAGCCAGCTTCCCCGGGAGCCAGCTGCATCGGGTGGAG CAGCTCAGCGGGGACTCTGCCGTCTCCCCAGGGCCGGGCCAGGAGGCCCCGGGCTCCGCCAGCAAGTGGCCCGTGCTGCAGTGCCTGGCCAGGCAGCTCCGGAGGAGCTCTGCcttctcacctgcccccgacgAGCCGGAGAGCCCGTCCCCAAAGGGCAAGTGGGCCCCGCTGCAGGGGGGGGCCAAGAAGCTGCCCTGCAAGATTTCCACAGCCAAGAAGCTGTCGTGCAAGATTTCCACGACCAAGAAATTCTCCTGCAAGATTTGCACAGCCATGTTCACCGGGAGAGCGGAGATGGAGAGTCACAAGAGGGCCCATGTGGGACCCAGCACCTTCAAGTGTCCCGACTGCCCCTTCACGGCCGCCGTGTGGCTGGAGGTCCGG AGTCACATGGCCCAGCACGCCAGCCTGCGGCCCCACAAGTGCTCGCACTGCAGCTTTGCCTCCAAGAACAAGAAGGACCTGCGCAGGCACATGCTGACGCACACCAACGAGAAGCCCTTCGCCTGCCAGGTCTGTGGGCAGAG GTTCAACCGCAACGGGCATCTCAAGTTCCACATGCAGCGGCTGCACTGCTCCGAGGGGAAGCGGCCCGGGCCGCCGGcagcccccgcccagcagaccatcGTCCTGAACAGTGAGGAGGAAGCGCTGGCCACGCTGCAGA cggcTTTGCAGACCGGCCAGGCAGTGCTGGCTCCGGATCGGCTGCAGCAGgcgctggggcaggagcacatcATTGTGGCCCAGGAGCAGAGCATCACAAGCCAG GACGAGGCCACCTACATCCAGGAGATCACCACGGCCGACGGGCAGACGGTGCAGCACTTGGTGACCGCCGATAACCAG gtgcAGTACATCATTGCTCAGGAGGGCGTGCAGCACCTGCTCCCCCACGAGTACGTCGTCGTGCCAGAAGGGCATCACATCCAG GTGCAGGACGGCCAGATCACCCACATCCAGTACGAGCAGGGCAGCCAGTTCCTGCAGGAGCCCCAG ATCCAGTACCTGCCTGTCTCCCCCGAGCACCACCTGGTCACCCAGGCTCAGCTGGAAGCTGCGGCGCACTCAGCAGTGACAG